From a region of the Paenibacillus sp. R14(2021) genome:
- a CDS encoding EAL domain-containing protein has protein sequence MSDLPEETTARYTTPSKIWLVLLAVSLVLGGCLWWITDAYGRMLHNEINRDASTMLSTHSASLKLALERRLLLADGLKAFVDTTLNHQHTLDQARFDAFSASFIGSQDGVRNLSAYPDGIARFVYPVKSNEAVIGMNVFASRNPEVRSNAVRTKPLHTKTIVGPFNLKQGGLGLLTRQSVYVGNTFWGFVSVVLDVPPILEEAGLVQQGNSLVLAVKAGGKPVLGDPALFQQPSSLRTTVTLEDGSWELAAQPSPAKLSEAATRVQITGLIALLVLILLIYLLYMQLTQRHKLQAMVNERTFNLTIANQQLETTYEELIATEDELRMQYTLLESSEQRLRLAAYHDVVTGLPNRLYFQDRLEEILARSADRNRPFALLFLDLDQFKLINDTLGHTQGDLLLQEVGRRLTSLLTQGEVSSRIGGDEFTIILPYMKDITQVHYTAQQLINLFQEPFLLHDLDYYVTASIGVTLYPEHSKNGAELMKFADAAMYRAKEEGKNNFRFYDDTLIADTDEKIYIKNSLRRALDNEEFDVHYQPQIEIESKRIVGLEALIRWNHPKRGNIPPSSFIPIAEECGLMEPIGEWVLRKVCFQNKAWQDAGLPHVRIAVNLSARQFSRRNHLAEQIKVILAESGLHPAYLELEITENTAMRGDNSLTLQELRNLAITISIDDFGTHYSSLNYLKQLPVDKIKIDRSFVNGIQKEPKDEAIILAMLLMASHLNLSIIAEGVETADQLEFLKYNHCNDIQGYLYYPPQPSDHMERILRDHTPGFTH, from the coding sequence GATGCTGTCCACGCATTCCGCTTCGCTTAAACTCGCCTTAGAGCGCAGGCTGCTGCTTGCGGACGGTCTCAAGGCTTTCGTCGATACGACGTTGAACCATCAGCACACGCTGGATCAAGCCCGGTTCGATGCTTTCTCCGCAAGCTTCATCGGATCTCAGGACGGCGTGCGCAACCTGTCTGCCTATCCGGACGGCATCGCCCGCTTCGTCTATCCGGTCAAAAGCAACGAAGCCGTCATTGGCATGAACGTCTTCGCGTCTAGGAATCCGGAGGTTCGCAGCAATGCGGTCCGGACCAAGCCGCTGCATACCAAAACGATCGTCGGCCCTTTCAATTTAAAACAGGGCGGGCTGGGTCTTCTTACCCGCCAGTCCGTCTATGTCGGCAACACCTTCTGGGGCTTCGTGTCCGTCGTGCTCGACGTTCCTCCAATCCTCGAAGAAGCTGGCCTTGTACAGCAAGGCAACAGCCTTGTTCTGGCCGTCAAAGCAGGCGGGAAGCCGGTTCTCGGTGATCCGGCACTGTTCCAGCAGCCCTCTTCTCTGCGGACGACTGTCACCTTGGAGGACGGAAGCTGGGAGCTGGCCGCGCAGCCTAGCCCCGCTAAGCTGAGCGAAGCTGCCACTCGCGTTCAAATTACAGGCCTGATTGCGCTGCTTGTGCTTATCCTGCTGATATACCTATTGTATATGCAGCTCACCCAGCGGCATAAGCTCCAAGCCATGGTGAACGAAAGAACCTTCAATCTCACGATCGCCAATCAACAGCTGGAAACGACCTATGAAGAATTAATCGCAACGGAAGACGAGCTTCGCATGCAGTACACGCTGCTGGAAAGCAGCGAGCAGCGGCTGCGGCTGGCCGCTTACCATGACGTCGTAACAGGACTGCCTAACCGATTGTATTTCCAAGATCGGCTGGAGGAGATCCTTGCCCGCTCCGCGGATCGCAACAGGCCGTTTGCGCTGCTGTTCCTCGATCTAGACCAATTCAAGCTCATCAACGACACGCTCGGGCATACCCAAGGCGACCTGCTGCTGCAAGAGGTCGGGCGCCGGTTAACCTCGCTGCTGACGCAGGGCGAGGTGTCCTCGCGCATTGGCGGCGACGAGTTTACGATTATTCTGCCTTATATGAAGGACATCACGCAAGTGCACTATACCGCTCAGCAGCTGATCAACCTGTTTCAGGAGCCATTCCTCCTGCACGACCTGGACTATTACGTCACGGCCAGCATCGGCGTCACGCTCTACCCGGAGCACAGCAAGAACGGTGCCGAACTGATGAAATTTGCAGATGCCGCGATGTACCGAGCCAAGGAAGAAGGCAAGAACAATTTCCGGTTTTACGACGACACCTTGATCGCTGATACCGACGAGAAAATTTATATCAAAAACAGCCTGCGGCGTGCGCTCGACAACGAAGAATTCGATGTCCATTACCAGCCGCAGATCGAGATTGAATCCAAACGTATCGTCGGCCTCGAAGCGCTCATCCGCTGGAATCATCCGAAGCGCGGCAATATTCCGCCTTCGAGCTTCATCCCGATCGCTGAGGAGTGCGGGCTGATGGAGCCGATCGGCGAGTGGGTGCTGCGCAAGGTATGCTTCCAGAACAAAGCGTGGCAGGATGCAGGTCTTCCGCATGTCCGGATTGCCGTCAATTTATCAGCGCGGCAGTTCAGCAGGCGCAACCATTTGGCCGAGCAAATCAAAGTGATTCTCGCCGAGAGCGGCCTTCACCCCGCCTACCTGGAGCTCGAAATCACTGAAAATACGGCCATGCGCGGCGACAATTCGCTCACGCTGCAGGAGCTGCGAAATCTGGCGATCACGATCTCCATCGATGATTTCGGCACGCATTATTCGTCGCTGAACTACCTGAAGCAGCTGCCCGTGGACAAAATCAAGATCGACCGTTCCTTCGTGAACGGCATTCAGAAGGAACCGAAGGACGAGGCGATCATTCTGGCTATGCTGCTGATGGCAAGTCATCTGAATCTGTCCATTATTGCCGAAGGCGTGGAAACGGCGGACCAGCTCGAATTCCTGAAGTATAACCACTGCAACGATATTCAGGGCTACCTGTACTATCCGCCGCAGCCTTCCGACCATATGGAGCGCATCCTGCGCGATCACACACCGGGCTTTACCCATTAA